DNA sequence from the Deltaproteobacteria bacterium genome:
AGAGGTCGATTAAGTGCAACAGAAAGCGCGTCCTTTCGAGGTGCTTTAGAAATCGCAACCCAAGGCCCGCACCCATGTGTGCGTTCTCGATGAGGCCGGGTACCTCCGCCAGGACGAACGGTTCGCCCTCCTCCACAGTCACTACGCCCAATTGGGGATGTAACGTGGTAAAGGGATAGTCGGCTATTTTCGGATGAGCGGCGGACATTCTCGAGACCAGGCTCGATTTCCCTGCGTTCGGCTTGCCGGCAACGCCCACGTCCGCAAGCACCTTGAGTTCCAGGCGAACCCACATCTCCTGACCCGGCTCTCCGGGCTGTGAAAAGCGCGGCGTCCGGTGCGTGGCCGTGGCAAAATGAGCATTTCCCTTGCCGCCTCGTCCGCCTGCAAGCAACACGACCCTCTGACCGGGCTCGCTCAAGTCCTGCAACAATTCTCCGGTATCCGTATTGTATATCACGGTGCCCACAGGCACCCGAATCTCCCGGTCCTTGCCCGACCTGCCGGTCATGTTCTTTCCGCTTCCGTTCCGCCCGCGTTCCGCCTTGAAATGCTGCTGGTACTTGAAATCCAGGAGGGTGTTCATCCCTGGATCCGCCACGACGACGATGTTCCCTCCCTTACCGCCGTCCCCACCGTCCGGTCCCCCTTTGGGCAGAAAACGTTCCCTGCGGAAACTGAGGCATCCACCGCCGCCGTCCCCGGATTTGATCCAAACCTTGGCTTCGTCGATAAACTTCATGGAACGATCGCTTCCCCGGCTTCTCCCGTTTTAGAACGGGAAATCCGTAGATGCCGCATAGGGGTTTCGCGATTCAGTTCTCCCAAGATCGCCGCTCCTTGAGGTCTCCTTCGCACCCCTTCTGTTTTTGAATCAATTCGCTTCTTGTAGGTCG
Encoded proteins:
- the obgE gene encoding GTPase ObgE, giving the protein MKFIDEAKVWIKSGDGGGGCLSFRRERFLPKGGPDGGDGGKGGNIVVVADPGMNTLLDFKYQQHFKAERGRNGSGKNMTGRSGKDREIRVPVGTVIYNTDTGELLQDLSEPGQRVVLLAGGRGGKGNAHFATATHRTPRFSQPGEPGQEMWVRLELKVLADVGVAGKPNAGKSSLVSRMSAAHPKIADYPFTTLHPQLGVVTVEEGEPFVLAEVPGLIENAHMGAGLGLRFLKHLERTRFLLHLIDLSDPEAEDPLKPYRTVRNEISQYGRGLDAKREIVVFNKLDLPEVRKRLPAAEKRYKEIGVETIAVSAATGEGIVTLKLLLARMLNEHEEV